One window of Haemorhous mexicanus isolate bHaeMex1 chromosome 16, bHaeMex1.pri, whole genome shotgun sequence genomic DNA carries:
- the LOC132334520 gene encoding serine/threonine-protein kinase pim-1-like, producing the protein MVRGLQLLSCKEKLTQLGFFSLGKRPSPDLTVPFQYLRATYKKAGQGLCRLMPRPARRPSAGPRRARPCPARRGSASAGLSPYWLWRRWKSCSLWCWRSSTVFWLRLARALAQPRPRPRPRKKPLPRFRPLPPRCRSAPAPWPTASPAASPLRAPPLASSAARPEPPQPGEAGQAAARRAGGCPEQKSGSAVLPARAEKPPLEQLYREGSLLGSGGFGSVYSGTRLADGAPVAIKRVSRDRISEWARLQNGVLVPLELALLWMVSWPGFRGVVRLLDWFKVPEGFALVMERPERCQDLWYFLHERRFLTEPVARGLFRQVLEAVRHCSSRGVLHRDIKAENVLVDLATGETKLIDFRCSTILQDTFYTQMSGTPEYSPPEWILFGCYHGQPATIWSLGILLYELVCGHLPFHTNEDIIRGQLCFPARVSQECQHLIRWCLCMDPTDRPSLEDVFEHSWLQEPCLA; encoded by the exons ATGGTGcgagggctgcagctcctctcctgcaagGAAAAGCTGACACAGCTCGGCTTcttcagcctgggaaagagaCCAAGCCCTGATCTAACTGTGcccttccagtacctgagggcaacctacaagaaagctggacAGGGACTTT GCCGGCTCATGCCACGTCCCGCAAGGCGCCCctcggcggggccgcgccgTGCCCGCCCCTGCCCGGCCCGCCGTGGTTCCGCCTCCGCCGGGCTCTCTCCGTACTGGCTGTGGCGCCGCTGGAAGAGCTGCTCGCTCTGGTGCTGGCGGAGCAGCACGGTCTTTTGGCTCCGCCTGGCGCGGGCTCTGGCCCAGCCGCGGCCGAGGCCCCGGCCCCGAAAGAAGCCCCTGCCGCGGTTCCGCCCGCTGCCGCCCCGCTGCCGCTCGGCTCCCGCCCCGTGGCCGACGGCGTCGCCGGCAGCTTCCCCGCTCCGAGCTCCGCCTCTCGCCAGCTCGGCCGCCCGCCCCGAGCCGCCGCAGCCCGGGGAGGCTGGGCAAGCAGCAGCGCGCCGGGCGGGCGGGTGCCCCGAGCAGAAGAGCGGGAGCGCGGTGCTGCCCGCACGGGCGGAGAAGCCTCCCCTAGAGCAGCTCTACAGGGAGGGCTCGCTGCTGGGcagcggcggcttcggcagcgtTTACTCCGGGACCCGGCTCGCCGACGGCGCCCCG GTGGCCATCAAGCGAGTGTCCCGGGACCGCATCTCGGAGTGGGCGCggctg CAGAACGGCGTCCttgtgcccctggagctggcgCTGCTGTGGATGGTGTCGTGGCCTGGCTTCCGCGGCGTCGTGCGGCTCCTGGACTGGTTCAAGGTGCCCGAGGGCTTCGCGCTGGTCATGGAGCGTCCGGAGCGCTGTCAGGACCTCTGGTACTTCCTGCACGAGCGGCGCTTCCTGACGGAGCCCGTGGCGCGGGGGCTGTTCCGCCAGGTCctggaggccgtgcggcactgcaGCAGCCGCGGCGTCCTGCACCGCGACATCAAGGCCGAGAACGTCCTTGTGGACCTGGCCACAGGCGAGACGAAGCTCATCGACTTCAGGTGCAGCACGATCCTCCAGGACACGTTCTACACCCAGATGTCAG GAACGCCGGAGTACAGCCCACCGGAGTGGATCCTCTTTGGCTGCTACCATGGCCAGCCAGCcaccatctggtccctgggcatcctgctctaTGAGCTGGTCTGCGGGCACCTTCCTTTCCACACCAATGAGGACATCATCCGGGGCCAGCTTTGCTTCCCCGCCCGGGTGTCTCAAG agtGCCAGCACCTCATCAGGTGGTGTTTATGCATGGACCCCACTGACAGACCATCACTGGAGGACGTTTTTGAGCATtcttggctgcaggagccctgtcTGGCCTAG